A genomic segment from Pseudosulfitobacter sp. DSM 107133 encodes:
- the katG gene encoding catalase/peroxidase HPI — protein MDGEMKCPFNSKKQVNNRDWWPDALNLKVLSQHSALVNPLGEEFDYAAAFGTLDLEAVKQDLFALMTDSQPWWPADYGHYGPLFIRMAWHSAGTYRSADGRGGASTGNQRFAPLNSWPDNGNLDKARRLLWPIKKKYGNALSWADLMILAGNCAIESMGGKVFGFGGGRVDIYEPEEDIHWGAETEWLATSDQPGTRYSEGRQLDNPLAAVQMGLIYVNPEGPDGNPDPVASGFDVRDTFSRMGMEDDETVALVAGGHTFGKAHGAGDPALVGAEPEAGELQQMGLGWANALGSGVGAHATTSGIEGAWKPNPTTWDMGYFDVLFKYEWKLTKSPAGAQQWTPIDVEEADMVVDAHDPSKKHPPMMTTADMSMKMDEGFAAISRRFHADPALFADAFARAWFKLTHRDMGPKARYLGADVPAEDLIWQDPLPAATHAPLSESDIAKLKSDILATGLSVSELVSVAWASASTYRGSDHRGGANGARIRLAPQKDWTVNEPAKLAKVLKALEGVQASFSNGVSMADLILLGGVAAIEKAAADAGHKVAVPFTPGRVDATQEQTDIDGFNLLEPVADGYRNYVADGITVKAEKLLLDRTQLLNLTAPEMTVLVGGLRVLGANYGDSKDGVMTDRPGQLTNDFFTNLLDMNIRWGASNEAQSSFEGKDASSGEVVWTGTRADLVFGSHAQLRALAEIYGQDDAGERFVRDFVAAWTKVMNADRFDLA, from the coding sequence ATGGACGGCGAAATGAAATGCCCCTTCAACAGCAAGAAACAGGTAAACAACCGCGATTGGTGGCCTGATGCGCTGAACCTCAAAGTGCTGAGCCAGCATTCGGCGCTGGTGAACCCGCTGGGCGAAGAATTCGACTATGCCGCCGCCTTTGGCACTCTGGATCTGGAAGCGGTCAAGCAGGACCTGTTCGCGCTGATGACCGACAGCCAGCCATGGTGGCCTGCGGATTACGGGCATTACGGTCCGCTGTTCATCCGCATGGCATGGCACAGTGCCGGCACCTACCGCTCGGCCGATGGCCGTGGCGGTGCCTCGACCGGCAACCAGCGGTTTGCGCCGCTGAACTCCTGGCCCGACAACGGCAACCTGGACAAGGCGCGCCGTCTGCTGTGGCCGATCAAGAAGAAATACGGCAACGCCCTGTCCTGGGCCGACCTGATGATTCTGGCCGGCAACTGCGCCATCGAATCGATGGGCGGCAAGGTGTTCGGTTTTGGCGGCGGTCGTGTCGACATCTACGAACCCGAGGAAGACATCCACTGGGGTGCCGAAACCGAATGGCTGGCCACATCTGACCAGCCGGGCACCCGTTATTCCGAAGGCCGCCAGCTGGACAACCCGCTGGCCGCTGTGCAGATGGGTCTGATCTATGTGAACCCCGAAGGGCCGGACGGAAACCCCGACCCTGTCGCATCCGGCTTTGACGTGCGCGACACGTTCAGCCGCATGGGCATGGAAGACGACGAAACCGTTGCGCTGGTTGCTGGCGGTCATACCTTTGGCAAGGCGCACGGTGCGGGCGATCCTGCCCTTGTCGGTGCCGAACCCGAAGCAGGTGAATTGCAGCAGATGGGTCTGGGCTGGGCCAACGCTCTGGGCTCGGGCGTTGGCGCACATGCAACCACATCCGGCATCGAAGGCGCATGGAAACCCAACCCCACCACGTGGGACATGGGCTATTTCGACGTTCTGTTCAAATACGAATGGAAACTGACCAAAAGCCCCGCAGGCGCACAGCAATGGACCCCCATCGACGTCGAAGAGGCCGACATGGTCGTCGACGCGCACGACCCAAGCAAAAAGCACCCGCCGATGATGACCACGGCAGATATGTCGATGAAGATGGACGAAGGCTTTGCCGCCATCTCGCGCCGCTTCCATGCCGACCCTGCCCTGTTCGCCGATGCTTTTGCCCGCGCGTGGTTCAAGCTGACCCACCGCGACATGGGTCCCAAGGCACGTTATCTGGGTGCCGACGTCCCTGCCGAAGACCTGATCTGGCAAGACCCGCTGCCCGCCGCGACCCACGCGCCGCTGAGCGAGTCGGATATTGCCAAGCTGAAGTCCGACATTCTGGCCACCGGCCTGTCGGTGTCCGAGCTGGTGTCGGTCGCATGGGCTTCGGCGTCGACCTATCGCGGGTCGGACCACCGGGGTGGCGCCAACGGCGCGCGCATCCGCCTGGCCCCCCAGAAAGACTGGACCGTCAACGAACCTGCCAAGCTGGCCAAGGTGCTGAAAGCGCTGGAAGGCGTGCAGGCGTCTTTCAGCAACGGCGTGTCGATGGCCGACCTGATCTTGCTGGGTGGTGTGGCTGCCATTGAAAAGGCCGCCGCAGACGCCGGCCACAAGGTCGCCGTGCCGTTCACGCCGGGCCGCGTGGACGCAACGCAGGAACAGACCGACATTGACGGCTTCAACCTGCTGGAACCGGTGGCCGACGGCTATCGCAACTATGTGGCCGACGGCATCACCGTAAAGGCTGAAAAGCTGCTGCTGGATCGCACCCAACTGCTGAACCTGACCGCGCCGGAAATGACGGTTCTGGTGGGTGGCCTGCGTGTTCTGGGCGCCAACTATGGCGACAGCAAAGACGGCGTGATGACAGATCGTCCCGGTCAGCTGACCAACGACTTCTTCACAAACCTGCTGGACATGAACATCCGCTGGGGCGCGTCGAACGAGGCACAGTCGTCCTTTGAAGGCAAGGATGCCAGCAGCGGTGAGGTCGTCTGGACCGGCACCCGTGCCGATCTGGTGTTCGGCTCGCATGCGCAACTGCGCGCACTGGCTGAAATCTATGGTCAGGACGATGCAGGCGAACGCTTTGTTCGTGACTTTGTCGCCGCATGGACCAAAGTGATGAACGCCGACCGCTTCGATCTGGCCTGA